Genomic window (Rossellomorea aquimaris):
CAATATCTATTAAAAGAAGAATTCCAAAAAGAGTATCAGCAGGCTTCTGCTTTAGCTGACAAACGAAAATACCAGGCTGAGGTTGCATTGAAGGCAAATGAAGAAGGACTGTATGAATTTGCCCTGCAGGAACAAAAATACTATGAAGAGCGCGCCGTGCGCATCCAGGAATCCAAGTTGAAAGCAACGAAAGAGCTTGAGGACCTTGAAAGAAAATATGAAGAGATGAAACACAAGCTGAAGGATATGTACATCAAGCGAATGGAGCTGATGGGAAGGGAGAATATCGCCCGTGCCCATAACAAGGTGAATTCAGTGCTTGAATCGTCTTCAGGTTATAACAGCCAGGCGTTCTCTAAATTCGATGAAATTGAAACATACTTAGATCATTTAGAGCATGGTGTGAACTCCTCATATTATCGAAATACGATCGACGCAAAGATCGCCAAATTAGAAAAAGAAGTGAAAAAAGAGGAAACGGAAGCCATTCCTTCGTAAAACATGGTATTCTAATCTAAGAAAACGAATAGTAACCATAAAAAAGGGGGAGCCCAACCGGGTTCACCCCGTTTTATCATCATATATATGTAGGGTTAGGGATTTACAATCCGGATTTTGGATTTATGACCCGAAATGAGGAGATATGAACCGGATGTTGGATTTATGACCCCAAATCGGAAAATATGAACCGCATTAAGAACTTTTTGTATCCGCAATCACGATATATGAACCTCTTGTCGAAAAATCTTCATTTTTAGAAATACATAACCGGAAAGGAGGAACCCCCTTGTTCAATCGTTTACGTTCAGACGGGATCAGCTGGATCATTTTAATAGGAACCCTTTTAATACTGTTGGAAGTATCATTTTATGATGGGGGGGTTCTCGTCTTTCTCTCGATTGCGGCCTTCTGTATCTATATTGGAAGAAAGAAGCTTCCGAGTACTTTTGGAAAGATCCTGCTGTGGTTTGGGATCATCAGCTTAGCGATCAATATCTTTAATACCGTAGCGTTTAAATTTTTATTGTTTGCCATTCTTCTATTTATCATCGTCCGTTTTGCTGATTCCAAGAAACACCCTAAATACATCACTCCGAGGATTAAAGAAACGTTCAACAAAACCAATGAACCACTCGTCATGAAAAAGTCCGCTCTTCAAAACGAATGGTTCGGGCCGAAACGGACCCCGGAAGACGTATACGAATGGAATGATATCAACATTCAGGGTATGATCGGGGACTCGGTCATCGATATTGGAAATACGGTGCTTCCTAAAGGGACGTCCGTCGTTTCGATTCGAAATATTTTAGGCAATATTGAAATTTTGATTCCGTATGATGTGGAAGTGAGTGTCCATCACTCGGTACTTGCCGGTTCGATTGAGATTTTTGAAGAGGTGGAGCCAAAAGCGATCAATCAGTCCCTTTATTATCAAACACCTGGATATGATACGGCTGTCGAGCGGGTGAAGATTTTCACCTCTATGTGGATCGGGGATTTAGAGGTGAAGAGAATATGAGCACAGTCAGTAAGCAGATTGTTGCAGGCATTCTCTTTTCCCTTGGGATGGTGGTCTTTTTATCCCTGTCATATTTTTATTTATATCCGTTGGAGGATTGGTCCCTATTATGGGAAGTAGAGATTATGGATATACCGGGAGCGGGGTTTATCCTCGTTGTAAGTATCCTTATCGGGATCGTGTTCGGCATCCGGACAGGGTTGAAGGATAAACGGCAGCTGAGGGAGATAGAAGATGCCCTTATGAATGTGCAGCAGGGCCGCTCAATCACACTCCCTGAAACGGCAACCTCGGAAGTGCAGCAGGTTTGGAAAAAGGTCGATGCGTTAGGGAGACACCTCACCGATCAGGCAAGATATTCTCAGAAACTTGCCAATGAAAAGGCGGAGGAGCAGGAAAAGAGAATCCAGGAAATTGTTTCCCAGGAGCGGAACCGTTTGGCGAGAGAATTACATGACTCGGTCAGTCAGCAACTGTTTGCAGCATCGATGCTGATGTCAGCCATCACGGAAACACCATCACCCGGTCGAACGCCTCATGAAGAAAAGCAGCTCGGCATGGTGGAGCAGATGATTCATCAGTCTCAGCTTGAAATGAGGGCCCTCCTCCTTCATCTTCGCCCCGTTGCGTTAAAAGGAAAGAATCTTCAAGAAGGAATGAAGGAGCTGTTGGTCGAATTAGCTCAGAAGGTCCCCCTTGATATCGAATGGAAAATAGAAGACATGAGCCTTGATAAAGGAATCGAAGATCATCTCTTCAGAATTCTACAGGAGTCGGTGTCAAACACCCTGCGACATGCGAAGGCAACTTCCTTGGATATTCGATTGATAAAAAGGGAATCGATCATTATTTTACGGGTAGTGGATGATGGTCAGGGCTTTGATGTGAACGAATCGAAGGTTACAAGCTCCTATGGGCTTCAGAATATGAGGGAGCGGGCCATTGAAATCGGTGGTACGTTTAAAATCATCAGTGTACCGAATAAGGGAACACGTTTGGAAGTGAAGGTTCCCGTTGTGGAGAATGAAGGTGAAAAAAATGATTAAAGTGGTATTTGTAGATGATCATGAAATGGTAAGGATCGGTGTTTCTTCTTATCTATCGGCTCAGGCGGATATTGATGTCGTCGGGGAAGCGTCGGATGGGAAAGAAGGCGTCCAGCTTGCCCTGGAGCTGCGGCCTGATATTATTCTCATGGATCTCGTGATGAAAGAAATGGATGGCATCCAGGCGACAAAGGAGATCATTCAAGAGTGGCCTGACGCAAAGATCATCATCGTCACCAGCTTCCTGGATGATGATAAGGTGTATCCAGCCCTGGAAGCCGGCGCGGTCAGTTATATGCTGAAAACGTCGAAAGCGAGTGAGATTGCCGAAGCGGTACGTAAGACGTATAACGGCCAATCGATTCTCGAACCGGAAGTCACGGGGAAAATGATGACACGCATGAGACAGAAGACCGTTTCTCATCCCCATGAAGAGCTCACCAACCGCGAACTGGAAATCCTTCTCCTGATGACACATGGGAAAACGAACCAGGAAATTGCAGATGAATTATTTATCGCCCTGAAAACAGTGAAAACCCACGTGAGCAATATCCTCTCCAAGCTCGGAGTCCAGGACCGGACACAGGCTGTGATTTATGCTTTTAAACATGACTTAGCTAAATAAAAAAGAGAAAGTGACCCAAAAAGAAAACTTTTTGGGTCACTTTTTCGTATAGAAAGAAGAAAGCAAACGGATCTCCTTTCCCAAAATGGCAAGCATGAGAGTCCAAGCGTGAAATATACATCTAATAAGGAATGGTTCATTTTGGTAACAAGAATGAAAAAAATCCAAATCTATCATCAACGGGAGGAGGAATAATGGTAGAATAAGCGATATATTGTCAAATATTGAAAAAACCGGTAGGGGGATATGACGTGAACGCAAAATTTAGTAAGCCTAAAGGGTTCGGTGAAATACTGGACCACACATTTCGTTTAAGTAAAAACCGCTTTAAAGATTTTTTCCTTATTTTCCTTATTCTATTAGGTCCTGTTTATTTGCTGCAGGCACTCATTGAGCTGGCAGCAGGGGTTAGCTTCTTTAGAACTGTCGGTACAGGGGAAACCTGGTTCGATGGGATTGTCAACAGCTTTTCAGGCGAGTTTACAGTTGAAGAGGGACAGGGAGTGAATCTGGCAGCGGAGCTTGGAACAGGTCTTATTGGACTTATCAGTATAATCCTTGCTCCAATCGCTCAAGCGGCGATTTTATTTGCCCTGAATCATATGAGAAAGAATGAAGAATTTACGGTGAAGCTTGTGATCAAGCAGGCATTCTCCCGCTTTTGGCCGATTATTGGTAGCAGCCTTTTATTCGGTGTGATTGTATTCGGTATCGTATTTGTTCCGATTTTCACAATTGGTTTTGCCGGAGTATTCGGTGCTGCACTTCTGGAGCCGGGCGTCGGGATTGTGGTAGCCGGCATTGTATTGTTGCTTGGCTTCGCGGTTGCGGTAGCTTACTTCTTAACACGTTGGAGCTTCTATTTTGGAGCGGCAGCCATAGAAAATGACGCACCAGGTCTCGGCAGGAGCTGGAGGCTGACGAAGAAGCGTGGATGGGTCCTTCTGTTATTATTCATTGTATTCGGCTTGATCGTTGGAATCGTAAGCTCTGCCTTTGAATTAACGTTTGGGTTGGTATTAGGGAATAGTGTCCTGTACGGCATGATTGTAAACGTTGTGTCTTTATTTACGTCGATGCTGTTCGCCGTTGGATTCGGGGTTATGTTCCTTGACCTTAAAACGAGACATGATGCAGATGATTTAAATGAAATGATCGATGATTACAACGCAATCCAATAGCGACGTTGAACGATTGAAGTATCCAGTCTGGGTCCGGAGACCTCATGCTTCCGGGCTTTTGATCTGAAAGCTAGGTGAAGAAAATGTTGAATGAAAACAGAGCAAGAGATCAAATTGAAGAAATCTTGGATGGGAAGGAATATATGGCCTATCGAGATGAGTCTCAGGGACTGCTGGCCAGTTGGTGGGGGAAGGCAAAGGAATGGCTTTCAGAACAGCTGGGAAAACTGTTCCCTTCCCTTGAACCGACAGGCGGGGCGGCATCGGGCATCCTGATCACGTTGATTGTCATTGTAGTGGCCATTCTCCTCGTTATTGCATTCTTCGCCATTCGAAATGGAGTCAGAAAGCGGAAATTCCGTTCGAATAAACCACTTCAGTCCATGAATGAGATGGAGTGGTCCTACGAGAGACATTTGGAAGAAGCTTATAAACAAGAGGGGATCGAAGATTATTCGAAAGCAACCCGTCATATGTTCCTGGCCCTCCTTTTATATTTTCATGAAAGAGACTATCTAGAAGCAAAGGTCTGGAAAACAAATTGGGAGTATTATGATGAACTGCGTAAAGTGAACCGAGATTGGGCAGAGCGATTCTACAGGCTGGCACTCCTGTTTGATGAGGTGGCCTATGGTGAGCGGGAAGTGGAGAAAGAAGAGTATCTTCCCTATAAACAGGAAGCTCTAAGCTGGTTGGAACATGAAACGGATTTCCAGCCTTAAGCATAAGGGAAAGGAGGTAGGAACGAGCATTGAAAACAAATATAAAGGCGTGGGTCTGGCTCACCACACTTTTAAGCTTATTTATCATCATCGGTGTATTTCTTTCTCCTGAAAAGCCTAAGGAGTATCCAGCCTATGTTTCCGAGTCTCCCTCTCCTTCTGGAATAAAAGCCCTTTATACTTTTTTGGAAAACGAAGGTGTTTCTGTGGATCGCTGGTCTTTTTCACCTGACAGGCTGCCTGCAGCTGAATCTGATCAATTACTGATTATGATAGAACCGTTTTCAATCCCTGAACAAGAAGAAATGGAAGCTTACGAGAATTACATGAAGGCAGGAAATACGATTCTTCTTGTAAAGGATAATCCAAAAGGGATGTTTGACACGAAGACGGTCTTAATAGGGGAAGGGCCCGATAGTCCTTTTATACGTGATGGAAAAGGGAATACATATCAAACGGATATTTTATCAAACGTAAGACTGGAAACGACGGATGAAGATACCATTCTATTGGATGATCGGGAGGGAACGATTGCCTATAGCTCTCCCAAAGGTAAGGGTCAATTGGTTGTCTCTACTTCACCGGGATGGGTAATGAACGGGAATATTCTTGATAGTGATCATCTTCAGCTGGTTCTCACTCTATTAGAAAGCGGGGGAGCGGATGGGAAAACGATTCTCGTCGATGAATACCTTCACGGGGGAGAGAGTGAGGCAAGCCTTACTACTCTTTATCCCCAGTGGCTACTCTTTATCATCCTTCAATTGCTGATCCTCACCGTCCTTTGGCTCTGGATGCGGGGGAAACGATTTGGAGGTACTCTCATACCAAGGGAAGAGACGGTCCGATTCAGTGATGAACGAATCAAGGCGCTCTCAGCGTGGTACTTAAAAGGGCGCCAATACAAAGAATCTTTAGTGATTCAAGCCGAATATGTCAGAGTTCTGTTCCAGGAACGTTGGGGGCTCCCGACGAGTAAGGAATGGCCGGAATTGAACGAACCGTTAGAACGGAGATTAACCACCGTTTCTAAAAAAGAAATCGATTCGGTTTTATCGGGAATAAGGGCTGTATTAGAGAAAGAACGCATCAGTAAACAGGAATATGTATTATGGTCGAAAAAAATAGAACTATTCAGGAAAGAGGTGGAGGATCGTTGAAACCAGAAATCACATCCTTAATGGAGAAATATGAAGAGCGCATTGTAGGTCAAAGCACGAATCTTAAACTCTTATTGTCTTCCATTCTGGCAGGAGGGCATGTACTGATCGAGGGAGTCCCGGGAACAGGGAAGACACAGATGGTCAAGACCCTTTCCCGGTTGCTCGGGGGAAGCTTTAACCGGATTCAATTCACACCGGATCTGTTACCTAGTGATATCACGGGAAGTACGATTTACAATATGAAGGATAGCAGCTTCCAAACGATTAAAGGGCCGATTTTCACCAATGTACTACTGGCTGATGAAATCAACCGGACACCGGCCAAAACCCAGGCGGCCCTGCTCGAAGCCATGGAGGAAAAGCAGGTGACGATCCAAGGGGCAACGTATCCTCTTGAAGAGGTGTTTTTCGTGGTAGCCACCCAGAATCCGATTGAATTCGAGGGTACCTATCCACTGCCGGAGGCCCAGCAGGATCGATTCCTGTTTAAGCTGGACATCGATTTTCCTTCCTTTGAAGAAGAGAAAAACGTATTGAAACAAGTGATCGAGAATCATTATGATGCAAGTGAAGTGGGAGCGGTTCTCGACATGGAAACCTTTCTCTCCATCAGAAGGGAAATCGCGGAGGTCACACTTAGTGACGCAGTATTGGATTATATTATGCAGATTGTGAGAAAAACCCGTGAAACGGAATCGATCCGCTTCGGGGCAAGTACAAGGGCGGCGATTTCGATTGGAAAAGCGGGACGGGCATGGGCCTATCTGTCAGGACGGGACTATGTCACGCCTGATGATATCAAGATCGTGGCAAGACCTGCCCTAAGACACCGCATCCAGCTATCCCCGCACGTAGAATTGGAGGGAGTGACCATTGACCAAGTCATCCAAGAGCTTGTTGGGTCGATTCCTGTTCCAAGATAAGGGGATATTGCCGACGGGGAAGTTGTTGATCTCGTATCTCCTATTTTCCGTCCTCCTTCTTTCAGGAACGTTTATTGGACTGTCATGGACGCTCATTTTTGTATTGAACGGTTTATTTATCGTCGTGAGTCTCATTGACCTGACCCTGTCGCCATCCAAAAAGGAAGTAGACATCAAGCGCCATATCCCGGATCAAATGGAAAGGGGCCTTGATTATGCCGTCGATCTGGAAATTATAAACAGATCTTCCCGTGGCATGGAGTTTCAGATCCTGGATGGTACCCCGCAAAGCTTTCTAACATCGTTTCCCTTAGAAGGGAAGCTCGAACAGGATTCAGCAGGGACCCTTGGCTATGATGTGGTGACACAGGTGCGGGGAGACTATAACCTGACGAAGCTGTATCTTCGCTATCGAAGCTCCCTCGGTTTATGGGAAAAACAAAAAACAGTGGAGCTCCATGATGGGGTGAAAGTCATTCCGGATCTCACTGAAACAAAAAAAGTATTGGAAAGTGCTCAGCAGTTCCTACTGTATGAAGGGGTAAAGATCCGTAAGCAACAAAGCGGTTCCGGAGAATTCTCCAAGATTAGAAATTATGTCCTCGGGGACGATCCCAGAAAGATCAACTGGCGTCAAACGGCAAAGCTCCGGGAAGTGATGACCAATGAATATGAACCAGAGCATGGAAAGTACATCACGATTCTTATTGATTGCGGAAGAATGATGGGAGCGGAACTAAAAAA
Coding sequences:
- a CDS encoding PspA/IM30 family protein, encoding MANLFQRIKNTVMSDLHEAIDKKEKKNPIAVLNHYLRQCEQEVEKVSKLVERQYLLKEEFQKEYQQASALADKRKYQAEVALKANEEGLYEFALQEQKYYEERAVRIQESKLKATKELEDLERKYEEMKHKLKDMYIKRMELMGRENIARAHNKVNSVLESSSGYNSQAFSKFDEIETYLDHLEHGVNSSYYRNTIDAKIAKLEKEVKKEETEAIPS
- the liaF gene encoding cell wall-active antibiotics response protein LiaF, with the translated sequence MFNRLRSDGISWIILIGTLLILLEVSFYDGGVLVFLSIAAFCIYIGRKKLPSTFGKILLWFGIISLAINIFNTVAFKFLLFAILLFIIVRFADSKKHPKYITPRIKETFNKTNEPLVMKKSALQNEWFGPKRTPEDVYEWNDINIQGMIGDSVIDIGNTVLPKGTSVVSIRNILGNIEILIPYDVEVSVHHSVLAGSIEIFEEVEPKAINQSLYYQTPGYDTAVERVKIFTSMWIGDLEVKRI
- a CDS encoding sensor histidine kinase → MSTVSKQIVAGILFSLGMVVFLSLSYFYLYPLEDWSLLWEVEIMDIPGAGFILVVSILIGIVFGIRTGLKDKRQLREIEDALMNVQQGRSITLPETATSEVQQVWKKVDALGRHLTDQARYSQKLANEKAEEQEKRIQEIVSQERNRLARELHDSVSQQLFAASMLMSAITETPSPGRTPHEEKQLGMVEQMIHQSQLEMRALLLHLRPVALKGKNLQEGMKELLVELAQKVPLDIEWKIEDMSLDKGIEDHLFRILQESVSNTLRHAKATSLDIRLIKRESIIILRVVDDGQGFDVNESKVTSSYGLQNMRERAIEIGGTFKIISVPNKGTRLEVKVPVVENEGEKND
- a CDS encoding response regulator transcription factor; translated protein: MIKVVFVDDHEMVRIGVSSYLSAQADIDVVGEASDGKEGVQLALELRPDIILMDLVMKEMDGIQATKEIIQEWPDAKIIIVTSFLDDDKVYPALEAGAVSYMLKTSKASEIAEAVRKTYNGQSILEPEVTGKMMTRMRQKTVSHPHEELTNRELEILLLMTHGKTNQEIADELFIALKTVKTHVSNILSKLGVQDRTQAVIYAFKHDLAK
- a CDS encoding DUF4129 domain-containing protein, whose amino-acid sequence is MLNENRARDQIEEILDGKEYMAYRDESQGLLASWWGKAKEWLSEQLGKLFPSLEPTGGAASGILITLIVIVVAILLVIAFFAIRNGVRKRKFRSNKPLQSMNEMEWSYERHLEEAYKQEGIEDYSKATRHMFLALLLYFHERDYLEAKVWKTNWEYYDELRKVNRDWAERFYRLALLFDEVAYGEREVEKEEYLPYKQEALSWLEHETDFQP
- a CDS encoding DUF4350 domain-containing protein, encoding MKTNIKAWVWLTTLLSLFIIIGVFLSPEKPKEYPAYVSESPSPSGIKALYTFLENEGVSVDRWSFSPDRLPAAESDQLLIMIEPFSIPEQEEMEAYENYMKAGNTILLVKDNPKGMFDTKTVLIGEGPDSPFIRDGKGNTYQTDILSNVRLETTDEDTILLDDREGTIAYSSPKGKGQLVVSTSPGWVMNGNILDSDHLQLVLTLLESGGADGKTILVDEYLHGGESEASLTTLYPQWLLFIILQLLILTVLWLWMRGKRFGGTLIPREETVRFSDERIKALSAWYLKGRQYKESLVIQAEYVRVLFQERWGLPTSKEWPELNEPLERRLTTVSKKEIDSVLSGIRAVLEKERISKQEYVLWSKKIELFRKEVEDR
- a CDS encoding MoxR family ATPase, which produces MKPEITSLMEKYEERIVGQSTNLKLLLSSILAGGHVLIEGVPGTGKTQMVKTLSRLLGGSFNRIQFTPDLLPSDITGSTIYNMKDSSFQTIKGPIFTNVLLADEINRTPAKTQAALLEAMEEKQVTIQGATYPLEEVFFVVATQNPIEFEGTYPLPEAQQDRFLFKLDIDFPSFEEEKNVLKQVIENHYDASEVGAVLDMETFLSIRREIAEVTLSDAVLDYIMQIVRKTRETESIRFGASTRAAISIGKAGRAWAYLSGRDYVTPDDIKIVARPALRHRIQLSPHVELEGVTIDQVIQELVGSIPVPR
- a CDS encoding DUF58 domain-containing protein, producing MTKSSKSLLGRFLFQDKGILPTGKLLISYLLFSVLLLSGTFIGLSWTLIFVLNGLFIVVSLIDLTLSPSKKEVDIKRHIPDQMERGLDYAVDLEIINRSSRGMEFQILDGTPQSFLTSFPLEGKLEQDSAGTLGYDVVTQVRGDYNLTKLYLRYRSSLGLWEKQKTVELHDGVKVIPDLTETKKVLESAQQFLLYEGVKIRKQQSGSGEFSKIRNYVLGDDPRKINWRQTAKLREVMTNEYEPEHGKYITILIDCGRMMGAELKKGNRLEKSLEAALTVTAAALQNGDYVSVLAFSKDVKVYIPPAKGMAHLQTILHRIYHLEVDAAESNYAAVLHYVQTVQKKRSLLLLFSDVHTFLHEESALFYLQRLRKQHLFLTIGIEDEMLVKRIKTEPVDSQHAMMKSIAQKQMLVKKREKAKWEKQGLLMVEAREEKLAATAVSYYIDMMNRGLL